A stretch of the bacterium genome encodes the following:
- a CDS encoding M48 family metalloprotease codes for MNDHDDELSTLAEQYRPDEPVLTEAERQAEAAMEAVRQQAMVKVDEAYRLALQQDPAVAELRKREWVCAELGQIGVYEEVLLIDPNVVQAMTVDQVAYVLRHEVGHVVLNHHVRERAFRAGLTDPATLNMATTAFNAGADLEVNGGLLDAMVEAGLQDTGVVPGYGAFVGVPPFLTAEEYTTLILNTPELWADIAKRAGR; via the coding sequence ATGAATGACCATGACGATGAACTGTCCACTCTGGCCGAACAATACCGGCCTGATGAACCTGTCCTGACCGAAGCTGAACGGCAGGCCGAAGCGGCTATGGAAGCGGTACGCCAGCAGGCCATGGTCAAGGTGGATGAAGCCTACCGTCTCGCTCTCCAACAGGATCCCGCCGTGGCTGAACTCCGGAAGCGGGAATGGGTCTGCGCGGAACTCGGGCAGATCGGGGTCTACGAAGAGGTGCTACTCATTGACCCGAACGTTGTCCAGGCAATGACGGTCGATCAAGTGGCCTATGTCCTTCGCCATGAGGTGGGGCATGTCGTGCTGAATCACCATGTACGGGAACGGGCATTCCGGGCCGGGCTAACGGATCCAGCGACCCTGAACATGGCGACAACAGCCTTCAATGCCGGGGCCGACCTGGAAGTGAACGGCGGATTGCTGGATGCCATGGTGGAAGCCGGGCTCCAGGACACGGGCGTTGTGCCGGGATATGGCGCGTTCGTGGGTGTCCCCCCGTTCCTGACTGCCGAGGAATACACCACGCTCATCCTCAACACCCCGGAATTATGGGCGGACATTGCCAAGCGTGCCGGCCGGTAG
- a CDS encoding JAB domain-containing protein, whose protein sequence is MKKRSDFFLGFCMQPAPETTDVFVRTPEDAYKACEEQAGYGQEAFTVLCLNARNRLIAGGIVTIGIIDSTLVHAREIFRKAIEVNASAVCLVHNHPSGDSTPSTEDVKLTKQMIQAGQLIGIKVLDHVVIGRLSPGNTRRFLSFRESGLVEFDP, encoded by the coding sequence ATGAAAAAACGATCTGACTTCTTCCTGGGCTTCTGCATGCAGCCGGCCCCGGAAACGACCGATGTGTTCGTCAGGACACCGGAGGATGCCTATAAAGCATGTGAGGAACAGGCTGGGTACGGGCAGGAAGCCTTTACGGTGCTCTGCCTGAATGCCCGGAACCGGTTGATTGCCGGCGGGATCGTCACCATTGGCATAATAGATTCCACGCTGGTTCATGCCAGGGAGATATTCCGGAAAGCCATTGAGGTCAATGCCAGTGCGGTGTGCCTCGTTCACAATCATCCGAGTGGGGACAGTACGCCCAGCACGGAAGACGTGAAGCTGACAAAGCAAATGATCCAGGCCGGACAACTCATTGGGATCAAGGTATTGGATCATGTCGTTATCGGCAGGTTAAGTCCGGGGAATACCCGTCGATTCCTGTCATTCCGGGAATCCGGACTGGTGGAGTTTGATCCATGA
- a CDS encoding DUF932 domain-containing protein, which translates to MSANIESLFSVREVPWHKQGIVLQNPPTSEEAIVLAGMNWEVTKHQTFYALEDGTKLGEVPGQFAIVRSDNKKVIGKVGRHFEPLQNVQAFKFFDHFVQEGLASYETAGVLGTGETVWILARFNGPVNIGRDDELRSYLLLANGHDGQTNVLIQPSNIRVVCQNTLMASLGTGDVVKVRHMPAMTQNLDQIREQIVRLHANRAGVHQAYEHMAKTVISEGDLEKFILSIWPSPEKYKLDNAKKTIAFQIWESKQLALRNLLEHGQGTEKTWLKGTVWWLYNGVTELVDHYMANRSRIKDKTSYVLRGDGAALKDAAFYRAVELVNDIHGTEVISDKQAGIDRERWRFAA; encoded by the coding sequence ATGTCCGCAAATATCGAGAGCCTTTTTAGCGTTCGGGAGGTCCCCTGGCATAAACAGGGAATCGTCCTGCAAAACCCGCCCACCAGTGAGGAAGCCATTGTCCTGGCCGGTATGAACTGGGAAGTAACCAAGCACCAGACGTTCTACGCCCTGGAGGATGGGACCAAACTGGGGGAAGTCCCCGGTCAGTTCGCCATCGTTCGCAGTGACAACAAGAAGGTGATTGGTAAGGTTGGTCGCCATTTTGAGCCATTGCAGAACGTGCAGGCGTTTAAGTTCTTCGATCACTTCGTCCAGGAAGGGCTTGCTTCATACGAGACAGCCGGAGTTCTGGGCACTGGAGAGACCGTCTGGATCCTGGCAAGGTTCAACGGGCCTGTGAATATCGGGCGGGATGATGAACTGCGGTCGTACCTGTTGCTGGCCAATGGCCATGACGGGCAGACCAATGTCCTGATCCAACCATCGAACATCCGTGTGGTATGCCAGAACACCCTCATGGCCTCCCTGGGTACGGGGGACGTGGTCAAGGTACGGCATATGCCGGCAATGACCCAGAACCTGGATCAGATCCGGGAACAGATCGTCCGCCTCCATGCCAATCGGGCAGGTGTCCATCAGGCGTATGAGCATATGGCCAAGACGGTCATCAGCGAGGGGGACCTGGAGAAGTTCATCCTGTCCATCTGGCCATCACCGGAGAAGTACAAGCTGGATAACGCCAAGAAAACCATCGCCTTCCAGATATGGGAATCCAAGCAGCTGGCCCTACGGAACCTCCTGGAGCATGGGCAAGGGACGGAGAAGACCTGGCTCAAGGGCACTGTCTGGTGGTTGTACAACGGCGTGACCGAACTGGTGGATCACTACATGGCCAACCGTAGCCGGATCAAGGACAAGACCAGCTACGTCCTGCGCGGGGATGGCGCCGCCTTAAAGGATGCCGCCTTCTACCGGGCCGTTGAACTGGTGAATGACATCCACGGGACGGAGGTCATCAGCGACAAGCAGGCTGGGATAGACCGCGAACGGTGGCGGTTTGCGGCCTGA
- a CDS encoding tetratricopeptide repeat protein, whose product MNTKNQQSHKDPAYEKAKRIAAEDVSELTSATRSGMINSPEYLRPIAIGQLPIWQEAAEYGIADGQYLYGMCLLDGLACPRDQREAVRWFQQAADQGHLTAITTLGICYEQGWGVRKNPARAVVLYRKAADRGLPSAQNNLAGCYYSGAGVEKDYGEAVAWFQKAADHGNVNAQFQLGLCYRLGQGIESDIEQAVEWCRYAADQGSDRAQYLLGTYYSAGLGAPLDKVLAYCWYMKAAEQGLAQAQCIVGLCLINGWGVDKDHRQAFSWLRKSAEQGWAAGQWRCGLCYEIGQCVKQDFRQAVHWYKKAAKQGYSIAAFHLASCYEAGRGVKKNVRLANKWRPKHIQASDSTVEDSNDGAEDQE is encoded by the coding sequence ATGAACACAAAGAATCAGCAATCTCACAAGGATCCGGCCTATGAAAAGGCCAAGCGCATAGCCGCTGAAGATGTAAGTGAACTCACATCGGCAACACGTTCCGGCATGATCAACAGTCCGGAATACCTCCGTCCCATCGCCATTGGTCAGCTTCCCATCTGGCAGGAGGCTGCTGAATATGGGATCGCGGATGGTCAATATCTGTACGGCATGTGTCTTCTGGATGGATTGGCATGTCCCCGTGACCAGAGAGAAGCGGTCAGATGGTTTCAACAAGCCGCAGACCAAGGGCATCTCACGGCCATAACGACACTTGGCATTTGTTACGAACAGGGATGGGGGGTTAGGAAAAACCCCGCACGCGCCGTTGTTCTCTACCGGAAGGCGGCCGATCGAGGCCTGCCATCGGCCCAGAACAATCTCGCCGGATGCTATTACTCAGGCGCTGGCGTTGAAAAAGACTATGGCGAAGCCGTTGCGTGGTTTCAGAAAGCGGCAGATCATGGGAATGTTAATGCCCAGTTCCAGTTGGGCCTCTGTTACAGATTGGGCCAGGGCATTGAAAGCGATATCGAACAGGCTGTGGAATGGTGTCGGTATGCAGCAGATCAAGGTTCAGACCGGGCTCAGTACCTCTTGGGGACATATTACAGCGCTGGATTAGGAGCCCCGTTAGACAAGGTCCTTGCATATTGCTGGTACATGAAGGCAGCCGAACAAGGTCTGGCACAAGCCCAATGTATAGTTGGTCTCTGCCTAATTAATGGCTGGGGTGTTGACAAGGATCATAGGCAGGCATTTTCATGGTTAAGAAAATCAGCAGAACAAGGATGGGCGGCAGGGCAATGGCGCTGCGGGTTATGTTATGAAATAGGCCAGTGCGTGAAACAGGATTTCCGGCAAGCCGTCCATTGGTACAAGAAGGCGGCAAAGCAGGGCTATTCAATCGCCGCCTTTCATCTTGCCAGTTGTTACGAGGCGGGGCGCGGAGTGAAGAAGAATGTCCGCCTAGCGAACAAATGGCGACCGAAACATATACAGGCATCCGACTCCACAGTTGAAGACTCAAATGATGGTGCAGAGGACCAGGAATAA
- a CDS encoding tetratricopeptide repeat protein: MNKQPDVSVYDEAKRITAEDIRELTVATQSGLISSPDHLRPIAIIQLPVWRQAAEYGLADGQYLDGICLLEGLSCDQNVEQGIKLITMAADQGHMRAQDCLGFCYEKGIGVTEDMAKAVEMYRKAASQGSAIAQSSLGVCLCQGRGVAKDPVQAVEWFRKAADQGRVQAIGSMAACYQKGIGVESDPIWMLAWCRKAAEQGYSHSQYHLGWCYEYGKTVEQDLVQAAVWYRKAAEQNDVDAQVHLGLLYLRGHGVEQDGVQAEKWLSKAAKQGNAAAQFGLEGLKKLDAEIQQWIDDNPRPL; the protein is encoded by the coding sequence ATGAACAAGCAACCTGACGTATCTGTATATGACGAGGCTAAGCGCATAACCGCTGAGGACATACGCGAACTCACGGTTGCCACTCAGTCGGGACTCATAAGTAGCCCTGACCATCTCCGCCCTATTGCCATCATCCAACTCCCGGTCTGGCGTCAGGCGGCTGAATATGGCCTGGCTGATGGGCAATACCTAGACGGCATATGCCTCCTGGAGGGATTGAGTTGCGATCAAAACGTCGAGCAGGGCATCAAATTGATCACGATGGCGGCAGATCAAGGCCACATGAGAGCGCAAGACTGTCTGGGGTTCTGTTATGAAAAAGGCATTGGTGTCACAGAGGATATGGCCAAGGCGGTTGAGATGTATAGAAAGGCCGCTTCACAGGGTAGTGCTATAGCTCAATCCAGTCTGGGAGTGTGTCTTTGTCAGGGAAGGGGCGTAGCGAAGGATCCTGTCCAGGCGGTTGAATGGTTCCGAAAGGCGGCTGATCAGGGGCGTGTACAGGCAATAGGCAGCATGGCCGCTTGTTATCAAAAAGGGATTGGTGTTGAGTCTGATCCTATCTGGATGCTGGCGTGGTGCCGAAAAGCGGCTGAGCAAGGGTATTCACACTCGCAATACCACTTAGGGTGGTGTTACGAGTATGGGAAGACCGTTGAGCAGGATCTTGTGCAGGCCGCTGTGTGGTATCGCAAAGCGGCAGAACAGAATGACGTGGACGCGCAGGTCCACTTAGGGCTCCTCTATTTACGTGGTCATGGTGTTGAGCAAGATGGTGTGCAGGCAGAAAAATGGCTTAGTAAGGCGGCCAAGCAAGGGAATGCTGCCGCACAATTTGGTTTGGAGGGGTTGAAGAAACTTGATGCAGAAATTCAGCAATGGATAGATGACAACCCGAGACCGCTGTAA
- a CDS encoding AAA family ATPase: MNQRLKKAELEVRAPSFLGTIDMMYHKNENSRQERPEIELKPSQASTFDRLLAFLKSPDERCFILKGYAGTGKTFLIKKVVEWLVASHRGFALMAPTGRAAMVLRQRVQHPAFTIHKSIYTLDRLREFEDSDHDFKYYFAVRDIADREADLVYIVDESSMLSDVYSEGEYLRFGSGRLLKDLIEFSKVQSEHIRSKIIFVGDPAQLPPVNSRVSHALDATYLENAFGLKSVGAVLTDVVRQEEGSLLLSNATEIRTSIADQLFNRFELTFGEDTQLGSSRDVVPYCFESGSLRPREDTIVVTFRNRTALDYNKLLRGHSYGGGGDQAPRTGDRFVVTQNNAAFGLLNGDFVEVVTAASDVETHRWRDAELTFRDVQITYTDPDGHRVMKQCKIIDSLLLAPEPGLTKDQYKALYVDFKIRNDNLKPNTEAFRLALGSDPYYNALRVKYGYAITCHKAQGGEWPRVVTIFEGCHGWTTEPAFRWMYTAITRAKHQLLAVDPPVFKPFPMPLCVPDIIEPALANSQYVLTQEELTQHQFPEESPFLIAYFKGMTQVLAPTGIKITSIEHGQFFERYTLTKEAESVTLDFYYKGNGVFTGNHRLCRVQKPGDLLTEIENKLQNIHPIYENEPEKPFPAPPVGREFLSETYVALKASAARYGVSIHWVKHGPWSERYCFQKAGAKALIDFYYNKRWIFTASSVVGDSSPDIVAAVSGLLKPEYSEA; encoded by the coding sequence GTGAATCAACGGCTGAAGAAAGCTGAGCTTGAAGTCCGCGCCCCTTCTTTTTTGGGAACGATTGACATGATGTACCATAAGAATGAGAACTCTCGGCAGGAAAGACCCGAGATTGAACTGAAACCTTCACAGGCGTCTACCTTTGATCGTCTATTGGCATTCCTTAAATCACCAGACGAAAGGTGCTTTATTCTCAAGGGATACGCCGGTACGGGGAAGACATTTCTGATCAAGAAGGTAGTAGAATGGCTTGTTGCATCTCACCGAGGCTTTGCTCTCATGGCCCCAACTGGCCGTGCGGCGATGGTTCTTCGGCAGCGGGTTCAACATCCTGCGTTTACAATTCATAAGAGTATCTACACACTTGACCGACTCCGTGAATTTGAAGACTCGGATCACGACTTCAAATATTATTTTGCTGTCAGGGACATTGCTGACCGTGAGGCCGATCTCGTCTATATTGTGGATGAATCCTCGATGTTGTCAGATGTCTATTCCGAAGGAGAGTACCTTAGATTCGGGTCGGGAAGGCTGCTGAAGGATTTAATAGAGTTCTCAAAAGTTCAGTCCGAACATATCCGATCCAAAATAATATTTGTGGGTGACCCTGCCCAGTTGCCACCCGTAAATAGTCGGGTATCCCACGCACTGGATGCCACTTACTTGGAAAATGCCTTCGGACTTAAGTCGGTGGGGGCCGTTCTCACCGATGTGGTTCGCCAGGAGGAGGGTAGTCTCCTGCTGTCCAATGCAACGGAAATTCGGACCTCGATTGCTGACCAACTCTTCAACCGGTTTGAGCTCACCTTTGGTGAAGATACTCAACTCGGTTCATCTCGCGACGTCGTGCCTTACTGTTTTGAATCAGGAAGCTTGCGACCACGTGAGGATACCATTGTAGTAACTTTTCGCAACCGCACGGCCTTGGATTATAACAAACTCTTGCGCGGACACTCTTATGGGGGGGGAGGTGACCAAGCACCGCGAACAGGAGATCGTTTTGTAGTCACTCAGAACAACGCAGCATTTGGACTTCTTAACGGAGATTTTGTTGAAGTAGTAACTGCGGCAAGCGATGTCGAAACCCATCGGTGGCGTGACGCCGAACTCACATTCCGCGATGTCCAGATTACCTATACGGATCCTGATGGGCACCGCGTAATGAAACAATGCAAGATTATTGATTCACTTCTTCTGGCCCCAGAGCCGGGATTGACAAAAGACCAATACAAAGCGCTCTATGTCGATTTCAAGATTCGGAATGATAACCTCAAACCTAACACAGAAGCATTCAGGTTGGCTTTAGGAAGTGATCCGTATTACAACGCGCTACGCGTGAAATATGGTTACGCGATTACCTGTCATAAAGCCCAGGGTGGAGAGTGGCCGAGAGTTGTGACGATATTCGAGGGGTGTCATGGATGGACCACCGAGCCCGCATTTCGTTGGATGTATACGGCCATCACTCGAGCAAAGCACCAACTTCTGGCCGTTGATCCTCCGGTTTTCAAACCGTTCCCGATGCCACTATGCGTACCGGATATTATCGAGCCAGCTCTTGCTAACTCACAGTACGTACTGACCCAAGAAGAACTCACTCAACATCAATTTCCAGAGGAAAGTCCATTTCTGATTGCCTATTTCAAAGGCATGACCCAAGTTCTGGCACCTACGGGAATCAAGATCACATCTATTGAACACGGTCAATTCTTTGAACGGTACACGCTGACCAAGGAAGCTGAATCAGTAACATTGGATTTCTATTACAAAGGGAATGGCGTATTCACAGGGAACCACCGACTGTGCCGCGTTCAGAAGCCGGGTGATCTGCTAACTGAGATCGAGAACAAACTCCAAAATATTCATCCGATTTATGAAAATGAACCGGAAAAACCTTTTCCAGCTCCTCCAGTCGGCCGCGAGTTTCTGTCTGAAACCTACGTTGCCCTCAAAGCGAGTGCCGCTCGTTACGGCGTTTCTATTCATTGGGTGAAGCACGGTCCATGGTCAGAGCGGTACTGTTTTCAGAAGGCGGGGGCCAAGGCTTTGATTGATTTCTATTATAACAAACGATGGATATTCACAGCTTCAAGTGTGGTCGGCGACAGTTCGCCGGATATTGTTGCGGCCGTTTCGGGACTACTGAAACCCGAGTACTCGGAGGCATAG